From a single Rosa rugosa chromosome 7, drRosRugo1.1, whole genome shotgun sequence genomic region:
- the LOC133720832 gene encoding F-box protein At2g02240-like encodes MCVSDVYIWLVVGYSYGLNACVITYANRFEEVAKLLDVCWLEVRGQIDTRLLSPSTREEEQLEMTLLETIRGNWKRGLIVQGIEVRP; translated from the exons ATGTGTGTGTCTGATGTATATATATGGCTGGTTGTTGGTTATAGTTATGGGTTAAATGCGTGTGTAATTACCTACGCGAACAGGTTTGAGGAGGTGGCCAAGCTTCTTGATGTTTGTTGGCTTGAAGTCCGTGGCCAAATCGACACGCGCTTGCTGTCTCCATCGACTC GAGAAGAGGAGCAGTTGGAAATGACTCTTTTGGAGACTATTCGTGGCAATTGGAAGCGTGGTCTTATTGTTCAAGGCATTGAGGTCAGGCCCTAG